The following proteins are co-located in the Fructilactobacillus carniphilus genome:
- a CDS encoding ABC transporter ATP-binding protein, with the protein MEPAVTLQHFSFKYPNQTEPLFHDVQLEIPTGHFWLLSGPSGCGKSTILELIAGLNDQSYQGEITLQHQPLPELPAAHRSKTVSMMLQDPNQQFVMQTVAGELQFALENQQTDPTKIPAKIQAALEFCHIEALAERKVLSLSGGEKQKAILATMVALDPAIFLLDEPFASIDPHSKRDILQQLHQLQTEHGKTIIVSDHDLTGYQDLVDHVVTVDANKHELHLLSTTEQTELFTIRQQPAQRFSLPDPQDALFRLHDYQIWYGQTPLLSVPKLAIPAGCTLITGPSGSGKSTLIRSLSKLQKYSGQINLQQQNIQKIKNKRYYDRLGLVFQSAPDQFLRVTVAEELELALKTSQCPTWNTETVNQALHQLHLEGHEQQSVYTLSGGQQKKLQILVMMIRNPQLLLLDEPFAGLDQASVATVQALLKQQYQGSDQQLLVISHQRFAIPHFYDYHLQLAEHTFTYQEAD; encoded by the coding sequence ATGGAACCAGCAGTCACACTGCAACATTTTAGTTTTAAATATCCGAATCAAACTGAACCCTTGTTTCACGACGTTCAGTTAGAAATTCCCACCGGCCATTTTTGGCTCTTAAGCGGTCCATCCGGTTGTGGAAAATCCACCATCTTAGAATTGATCGCCGGACTTAATGATCAATCCTACCAGGGTGAAATTACGTTACAACACCAGCCACTCCCGGAATTACCGGCAGCCCACCGGTCTAAGACCGTCAGCATGATGTTACAGGATCCCAACCAACAGTTTGTCATGCAGACGGTCGCGGGGGAGCTCCAGTTTGCCCTTGAAAATCAGCAAACGGATCCGACAAAAATTCCGGCTAAGATTCAAGCAGCGCTGGAATTTTGTCACATTGAAGCTTTAGCCGAGCGCAAGGTGCTTTCCCTTTCTGGGGGTGAAAAACAAAAGGCCATTTTGGCCACGATGGTAGCGCTCGATCCCGCTATTTTTCTGCTGGACGAACCGTTTGCCAGCATTGATCCGCATTCCAAACGTGACATTTTGCAACAATTGCACCAGCTTCAGACGGAACACGGCAAAACCATCATCGTTTCCGACCACGATTTAACCGGGTATCAGGACCTAGTAGATCACGTGGTCACGGTCGATGCTAACAAACACGAGCTTCATTTGTTGTCGACAACGGAGCAGACCGAACTATTTACCATCCGCCAACAACCTGCGCAACGCTTCTCGCTTCCTGATCCTCAGGATGCACTTTTTCGGCTCCACGACTATCAAATTTGGTACGGACAAACCCCGTTACTTTCGGTACCCAAACTAGCGATTCCAGCTGGTTGTACCCTGATCACTGGACCAAGCGGCAGCGGGAAATCGACTTTAATCCGGAGCCTAAGCAAACTGCAGAAGTATTCCGGGCAAATCAACCTGCAGCAACAAAACATTCAAAAAATCAAAAACAAACGTTACTACGATCGACTCGGACTGGTTTTTCAATCGGCTCCCGATCAATTCCTACGGGTGACCGTTGCCGAAGAGTTAGAGTTGGCACTCAAAACTAGCCAATGTCCCACATGGAACACTGAGACTGTGAATCAGGCCCTGCACCAGTTACACCTCGAAGGTCACGAACAACAGAGCGTCTACACTCTCAGTGGAGGCCAGCAGAAAAAGCTCCAAATTCTAGTAATGATGATTCGCAATCCCCAGTTGCTGCTTCTGGACGAACCGTTTGCCGGTCTCGATCAAGCTTCTGTGGCCACCGTGCAAGCGTTGTTAAAGCAACAATACCAGGGATCCGACCAGCAGTTACTGGTGATTAGTCACCAGCGCTTTGCCATTCCTCACTTTTACGATTACCACTTACAACTTGCCGAGCACACGTTTACCTACCAGGAGGCCGACTAA
- a CDS encoding MDR family MFS transporter: protein MLHTQWNKRKRIIMLSVLLASFMTSVETTIVTTALPSILSSLHGLAWQSWVFTAYLLTTTLSTPIYGNLSDHWGRKPVFLIGLSCFTLGSLASGLAPNLPVLIGARALQGLGAGAVMPITFTLIADTFPLSERSTMMAWNNTAWGISALIGPLLGGFLVDQLSWHWIFFINVPLGMLVFGLIYAGYQESAQPTTTLKLDWRGSCWLAISLMTLLSLLQLLSNQQINWITLISVLLLFLVALSCFIRAESHATNPIIPLTLFHNRTFTIQILTALFLSGMQFGFQIYFPIWLQSIYRVSATVAGLAITPSPIAWLLTSFSVSALMKRWAPKRITSPIVIVQLAFYLTLIFSSTTFPLLMFYIIAGVTGAGLGIIITMNTVVAQAEVPETDVGTASSMITLGRTLGQTIMTGLFGFIFNLTINSGQRQHPSISHSLLNQAVAAKNMAKLKISMTQTHNLDQILLTAFHHVFFLCTLIMVVIILINLLDPRHQPLKMK from the coding sequence ATGTTACACACGCAATGGAACAAACGAAAACGTATCATTATGTTATCAGTTTTATTAGCCAGCTTTATGACTTCCGTAGAAACCACCATCGTCACGACCGCGTTGCCCTCGATTTTAAGTTCGTTACACGGCTTGGCCTGGCAAAGTTGGGTGTTCACGGCCTATTTACTTACGACCACGCTCAGTACGCCTATTTACGGAAATCTCAGTGATCATTGGGGCCGGAAACCCGTCTTTTTAATTGGCTTAAGTTGTTTCACCCTGGGCTCACTGGCCAGCGGGCTGGCTCCCAACCTTCCCGTTTTAATCGGCGCACGGGCCCTGCAGGGACTCGGTGCGGGAGCAGTAATGCCGATTACCTTCACCCTGATTGCCGATACTTTCCCACTTTCGGAACGATCCACCATGATGGCTTGGAACAATACCGCCTGGGGTATTTCAGCGTTAATCGGTCCCCTATTGGGTGGCTTTTTGGTCGACCAATTGAGCTGGCACTGGATTTTCTTTATCAACGTGCCCTTAGGAATGCTCGTCTTCGGCTTAATTTACGCCGGTTATCAGGAATCAGCCCAGCCAACCACTACTTTAAAACTCGATTGGCGGGGAAGTTGCTGGTTAGCAATTAGTCTAATGACCCTCCTGAGCTTATTACAATTACTAAGTAATCAGCAGATTAACTGGATTACGTTAATTTCCGTGCTCCTACTTTTCCTAGTTGCACTTAGCTGCTTCATCCGCGCCGAAAGCCACGCAACCAATCCCATCATTCCGCTAACGCTTTTTCACAATCGCACCTTTACGATTCAAATCCTCACCGCCCTCTTTTTGAGTGGCATGCAGTTCGGCTTTCAAATTTATTTTCCCATTTGGTTGCAATCCATCTATCGAGTCAGCGCCACCGTGGCCGGCTTAGCAATCACGCCCAGTCCCATCGCCTGGTTATTGACTTCGTTTAGCGTGAGTGCCCTAATGAAACGCTGGGCGCCCAAGCGCATTACCAGTCCCATCGTTATCGTGCAGCTGGCGTTCTATCTAACGCTAATCTTTAGTTCCACTACTTTTCCTCTCCTGATGTTTTACATCATCGCCGGGGTAACCGGAGCGGGACTCGGAATCATCATCACCATGAATACCGTTGTCGCACAGGCGGAGGTCCCAGAAACCGATGTCGGAACGGCCTCCTCCATGATTACCCTCGGCCGAACATTAGGTCAGACCATCATGACCGGTCTGTTCGGTTTTATCTTTAATCTGACAATTAACAGCGGGCAACGACAGCATCCAAGCATTAGTCATTCCCTTTTAAATCAAGCAGTTGCTGCCAAAAACATGGCCAAGTTAAAAATCTCCATGACGCAAACTCATAACTTAGACCAAATTCTTTTAACCGCGTTTCACCATGTCTTCTTTCTCTGCACTTTGATTATGGTGGTCATTATTCTCATCAATCTTCTGGATCCACGCCATCAACCTCTGAAAATGAAATAA
- a CDS encoding APC family permease, with amino-acid sequence MNKIWERITRKASAQGLLDQDSRLEPHMTTKDLLGLGLGMVVGTAIFTLPGIVAAEHTGPAVALAFLVGGVGAGLAALAYAEMAATLPVAGSAFSWISVLFGEGFGWIAGWLMLSEYFLAITFVASGWSAYVQGFLGEFGIHLPSYLASGYNPKTGGVFDLFAALSIILVSLLLSRKMAGVNKLENVLVILKVAVVVMFIVVGLTAIHPANYHPFIPAHRPGTAFGGFTGILAGAAQVFVAYGGFDVIASNTAETKDPGKNMPRGILGTLIIGSLLFVGVSLVLVGMFKYSTYAGNAEPSAWALRQTGHLLTANLLSLVAIVGIFASLIGTQLASSRLVYAFGRDGLLPRKLGRVNKKHNPANALLVVTVAAVLVGAMLPFTFLANLVSAGTLISFMFVSLGIYALRPREGKDLPVPKFRMPLYPVLPALSALVSFVIFWELSNDAKLLTLAWFVIGLLIYIFYGARHSKTAHGQSEQGGA; translated from the coding sequence ATGAATAAAATTTGGGAACGGATTACCCGGAAGGCATCTGCCCAAGGCTTGTTAGATCAAGATTCGCGCCTGGAACCCCATATGACAACGAAGGATTTGCTGGGGTTGGGACTAGGAATGGTGGTTGGAACCGCTATCTTTACTCTACCTGGAATTGTGGCAGCGGAACATACGGGGCCTGCGGTAGCTTTAGCCTTCCTCGTCGGCGGAGTTGGTGCGGGGCTCGCAGCGTTAGCCTATGCCGAAATGGCAGCGACGTTACCGGTGGCCGGATCGGCCTTTTCTTGGATTAGCGTGTTGTTTGGCGAAGGGTTTGGCTGGATTGCCGGGTGGCTAATGTTGTCCGAGTACTTTTTGGCAATTACCTTCGTGGCATCCGGTTGGTCAGCTTACGTCCAGGGTTTTTTAGGGGAGTTTGGGATTCATCTCCCGTCGTACCTAGCCTCAGGGTATAACCCGAAAACAGGTGGGGTCTTTGACCTTTTTGCCGCGCTTTCGATTATCTTAGTTAGTCTGCTGTTAAGCCGCAAAATGGCGGGGGTTAACAAGTTAGAAAATGTGCTGGTAATTCTTAAGGTGGCTGTGGTTGTGATGTTCATTGTGGTCGGATTGACTGCCATTCACCCCGCTAACTATCATCCGTTTATTCCGGCTCACCGTCCAGGCACGGCCTTTGGAGGCTTTACTGGAATCTTAGCCGGAGCAGCACAGGTCTTTGTGGCCTATGGAGGCTTTGACGTGATTGCATCGAATACTGCGGAAACCAAGGATCCCGGTAAGAACATGCCACGCGGAATTCTAGGGACGTTAATCATCGGAAGTCTGTTGTTTGTGGGCGTTTCGCTGGTCCTCGTCGGAATGTTCAAATACAGTACTTACGCTGGCAATGCCGAACCATCGGCCTGGGCCTTGCGGCAAACTGGTCACCTATTGACGGCTAACCTGCTCTCGTTAGTTGCCATCGTGGGAATCTTTGCTTCATTAATTGGGACCCAGCTAGCTAGCTCACGGTTGGTCTATGCCTTTGGTCGGGACGGCTTATTGCCCCGGAAATTAGGTCGCGTAAACAAGAAGCATAACCCGGCGAATGCCCTCTTAGTGGTGACGGTTGCTGCCGTGTTGGTGGGGGCAATGCTACCGTTCACGTTCCTGGCTAACTTGGTTTCTGCTGGAACCTTAATTTCCTTTATGTTCGTTTCACTAGGAATCTACGCGCTTCGGCCGCGGGAAGGTAAGGATTTACCGGTTCCGAAGTTCCGGATGCCGTTATATCCGGTACTACCCGCTTTGTCAGCGCTAGTTTCGTTTGTGATTTTCTGGGAACTAAGTAATGATGCTAAGTTATTGACGCTGGCCTGGTTCGTTATTGGATTGCTAATCTACATTTTTTACGGCGCCCGTCATTCAAAAACAGCGCATGGTCAATCTGAGCAAGGAGGGGCCTAG
- a CDS encoding PaaI family thioesterase encodes MNLLELLNIQTELVTPKRVVLTLDVTEQDQQPYGLMHGGISCVLAETAASIGANQLLGEHEAAVGVNIETHHLKAVRTGLVTAVATPLQQGHRLQVWQVNVQHHDQLVSTSTVTLTKQSLGDQ; translated from the coding sequence GTGAATTTACTTGAATTATTAAACATCCAAACGGAGCTGGTAACACCAAAGCGGGTAGTACTCACGCTAGATGTAACCGAACAGGACCAGCAACCCTATGGCTTGATGCACGGCGGAATTAGCTGCGTGCTGGCAGAAACGGCGGCCAGTATCGGCGCTAATCAACTGCTGGGTGAACACGAAGCAGCTGTAGGCGTCAACATTGAAACGCATCATCTCAAAGCCGTGCGCACCGGTTTAGTTACGGCCGTGGCAACCCCGCTGCAACAGGGACATCGTCTCCAAGTTTGGCAAGTAAACGTACAGCACCACGACCAGTTGGTCAGTACCAGCACCGTCACGTTAACCAAGCAATCGTTAGGCGACCAATAG
- the menB gene encoding 1,4-dihydroxy-2-naphthoyl-CoA synthase gives MTTTWETIPNQYQDILFERRDKVAKITINRPEKRNAFTPQTVNEMIDAFAQCRDDETIGVIILTGQGDLAFCSGGDQGVRGNGGYVGSDHIPRLNVLDLQHLIRVIPKPVIAMVRGWSVGGGNVLQLVCDLTIAADNAKFAQSGPKVGSFDGGYGSGLLADTIGIKRAKEVWFTCKTYTADEAFQMGWINKVVPLDDVEQETLDWCDVLLQRSPMALRLIKASMNAATDGLAGIQQLAGDSTLLYYTSDEAKEGRDAFLEKRKPNFNQFPKFP, from the coding sequence ATGACAACTACCTGGGAAACAATTCCGAATCAATACCAAGATATTCTATTTGAACGTCGCGATAAAGTTGCAAAAATTACGATTAACCGGCCGGAAAAACGCAACGCCTTTACCCCCCAAACCGTCAACGAAATGATTGACGCTTTTGCGCAATGCCGAGACGACGAAACCATCGGCGTGATTATTTTAACCGGCCAAGGTGACCTTGCCTTCTGTTCCGGTGGCGACCAAGGGGTCCGTGGGAACGGTGGCTACGTCGGCAGTGACCACATTCCCCGCTTAAACGTGCTGGACCTGCAACACCTCATCCGGGTCATTCCTAAGCCGGTGATTGCAATGGTTCGCGGTTGGTCCGTGGGAGGCGGAAACGTCTTACAGCTCGTGTGTGACCTGACGATTGCCGCTGACAACGCGAAGTTTGCGCAATCCGGTCCCAAAGTCGGTAGTTTCGACGGGGGCTACGGATCGGGCTTACTGGCCGACACGATTGGCATCAAACGGGCCAAAGAAGTCTGGTTCACGTGCAAGACCTACACCGCTGATGAAGCCTTTCAAATGGGCTGGATCAACAAGGTTGTGCCGTTAGATGATGTGGAACAAGAGACCCTCGACTGGTGTGACGTGCTCTTACAACGTTCACCCATGGCATTACGGTTAATCAAGGCTTCCATGAACGCCGCGACCGATGGATTGGCCGGGATTCAACAGCTGGCAGGTGATTCCACCCTGCTGTACTACACCAGTGACGAAGCCAAAGAAGGCCGCGACGCCTTTTTGGAAAAGCGGAAACCAAACTTTAACCAATTTCCTAAATTTCCCTAG
- a CDS encoding biotin transporter BioY codes for MKLKEMTYCALMIAIIACLGLIPLITIPFLPVPISFQTAGIMLAGSCLGRKLGFWSVTLFLLLVAVGLPLLAGFRGGVGVFFGPTAGYLISWPICAYAIGWLVQHLRRVPLFWRFIVANLVGGMLLMNLVGAGYLAWQSNLPFTQVLVSSLVFLPGDALKALVVAVVADQLARHRLLPHF; via the coding sequence ATGAAGCTGAAAGAAATGACTTATTGTGCCCTGATGATTGCAATCATTGCCTGTTTAGGACTGATTCCGTTAATTACGATTCCTTTTTTACCCGTGCCGATTTCCTTTCAAACGGCGGGGATCATGCTAGCTGGGTCCTGTTTGGGCCGGAAACTCGGCTTTTGGAGCGTCACGCTCTTTTTACTGCTCGTGGCAGTTGGATTACCGTTGTTAGCAGGTTTTCGCGGGGGAGTTGGGGTCTTCTTTGGACCCACCGCTGGTTATCTCATTAGCTGGCCGATTTGTGCTTACGCAATTGGCTGGTTAGTGCAGCACCTACGCCGCGTTCCATTATTCTGGCGCTTTATAGTTGCCAACTTAGTGGGTGGAATGTTGCTGATGAACCTCGTGGGCGCCGGCTATCTGGCTTGGCAAAGTAACTTACCGTTCACCCAGGTGCTGGTTAGCAGCCTGGTCTTTTTGCCCGGTGATGCCTTAAAAGCGTTGGTCGTGGCGGTCGTAGCGGATCAATTAGCTCGACACCGCTTGTTGCCCCATTTTTAG
- the recA gene encoding recombinase RecA, protein MATNSKKSAQDARQAELDKALKQIKKEFGTGAIMRMGETPNSNVEAISTGILSLDIALGIGGFPRGRVVEIFGAESSGKTTIALQAVAELQKNGGTAAYIDAENAMDPEYAKALGVNIDDLLLSQPGTGEEGLQIADALIGSGAIDLVVVDSVAALVPKSEIEGDIGDSHVGLQARLMSQALRKLTANINKTKTVVIFINQLREKVGVMFGNPETTPGGRALKFYSSVRLRVSGSKQSKEGQEVVGKETKIKVAKNKVAPPFKTVDTLMSFGHGIEPVADMVNLAVDKDIINKSGSWYSYGEERLGQGLNKTVANLKEKPELVDELTHKVRVAYGIEKEDPEAEKDAVKANAKETATTNTSTKSEETDLDV, encoded by the coding sequence ATGGCCACAAATTCAAAAAAGAGCGCGCAAGATGCTCGTCAAGCTGAACTTGACAAAGCTTTAAAACAAATCAAAAAAGAATTCGGAACTGGAGCCATCATGCGGATGGGTGAAACCCCTAATTCTAACGTTGAGGCCATTTCCACGGGGATTCTCTCCCTGGATATTGCCTTAGGAATTGGTGGGTTCCCTCGCGGTCGGGTCGTGGAAATTTTTGGAGCTGAATCTTCCGGAAAAACCACAATTGCCCTGCAGGCCGTGGCCGAATTGCAAAAAAACGGTGGTACTGCTGCCTACATTGATGCCGAAAATGCGATGGATCCGGAGTACGCCAAGGCCCTCGGAGTTAACATCGATGACTTATTACTATCCCAGCCTGGAACCGGTGAGGAAGGTCTGCAAATTGCAGACGCCCTAATTGGTTCTGGAGCCATCGACCTCGTAGTGGTAGACTCCGTGGCTGCGTTAGTCCCGAAATCCGAAATTGAAGGTGACATCGGTGATTCCCACGTGGGACTCCAAGCCCGGTTAATGTCACAGGCTTTGCGGAAATTAACCGCCAATATCAATAAGACCAAAACCGTCGTGATTTTCATCAACCAACTTCGAGAAAAAGTCGGGGTCATGTTTGGAAATCCGGAAACCACTCCCGGTGGTCGGGCTCTGAAGTTCTACTCAAGTGTTCGATTGCGGGTAAGCGGTAGTAAGCAATCAAAGGAAGGCCAAGAAGTCGTGGGGAAAGAAACCAAGATCAAAGTGGCTAAGAATAAGGTGGCACCACCATTCAAGACCGTTGACACGTTGATGAGTTTTGGGCACGGAATCGAACCGGTTGCCGACATGGTGAACCTGGCCGTTGATAAAGATATCATTAACAAGTCCGGGTCCTGGTACTCCTATGGAGAAGAACGACTCGGTCAGGGATTGAACAAGACCGTGGCTAACCTGAAGGAAAAACCAGAACTTGTGGATGAATTAACCCACAAGGTCCGGGTCGCTTACGGGATTGAAAAAGAAGACCCAGAAGCAGAAAAAGATGCCGTAAAAGCTAATGCTAAAGAAACAGCTACAACCAACACTTCAACTAAATCAGAAGAAACCGATTTAGACGTCTAG
- a CDS encoding energy-coupling factor transporter transmembrane component T family protein produces MNPALKLLLIVLIAFEISLIPNLTINLVLIVVCLGYLIWKQSRQLKKVLTFSLIALLPALGIFFSQLYYGANGLYMGTVLFTRLYAYVYLGLGFSLTTPMIQLAQALEQNAHVPSKFVYGVLAAINLVPRFQQELQVIRASGNMRGQVLHPWGPTIYFKALVVALGWSNHLARAMESQGFVEDQPRTFATPIRVTNRDWITLVGALVLVQLVLFLAPA; encoded by the coding sequence ATGAATCCTGCCTTAAAGTTACTTTTAATTGTCCTAATTGCCTTTGAAATCTCGCTGATTCCGAACCTAACCATTAATTTAGTTCTGATTGTCGTCTGCCTTGGTTATCTAATTTGGAAACAAAGTCGGCAGCTCAAGAAGGTTCTCACGTTTAGCCTAATTGCCCTGCTACCCGCGCTCGGGATTTTCTTCTCACAGCTTTATTACGGAGCAAACGGTCTCTACATGGGAACCGTGCTCTTCACTCGGCTCTACGCCTACGTGTACCTCGGCTTGGGTTTTTCCCTAACCACCCCGATGATCCAGTTAGCCCAAGCGCTAGAACAAAATGCGCACGTCCCGTCCAAGTTCGTGTACGGAGTCTTAGCCGCCATCAACCTGGTCCCGCGGTTTCAACAGGAACTGCAAGTCATCCGCGCCAGCGGTAACATGCGCGGTCAGGTATTACATCCGTGGGGGCCCACGATTTACTTTAAGGCCTTAGTCGTGGCCCTCGGTTGGTCCAATCACCTCGCCCGCGCCATGGAATCACAAGGGTTTGTGGAAGATCAACCGCGAACCTTTGCCACGCCCATCCGCGTCACAAACCGCGACTGGATTACACTAGTTGGCGCTCTCGTCCTGGTCCAACTAGTGCTCTTTCTCGCCCCAGCGTAG
- a CDS encoding AzlC family ABC transporter permease, whose amino-acid sequence MKNDLSAQAGFKDTIPTLSGYIGVGLAFGIVAKAAGLNVLMITLMSAITYSGAAQFVIVSMLLAGSSFSAIVLSVFLLSARMLLMGMTVAPFMKKESLLRNVIIGSLLTDETFALSMNKLNYTNRQLSFDWLNTSNLVAYLTWIISSGIGGALGSLIPNPNQFGLDFAFIAMFIGLLYLQVAADRTIDRRLQVIMILITLVLVYVGMIFVPSNLLLILVTLIGCGLGVLLKHAFF is encoded by the coding sequence GTGAAGAATGATTTGAGCGCTCAAGCCGGATTTAAGGATACGATTCCGACCCTTTCGGGCTACATTGGCGTGGGCCTCGCGTTTGGTATCGTAGCTAAAGCAGCCGGTCTCAACGTCTTAATGATTACGCTAATGTCAGCCATTACGTATTCGGGAGCCGCTCAGTTTGTGATCGTCAGCATGTTGTTAGCGGGAAGTTCATTTTCTGCCATCGTGCTGTCGGTCTTTTTGCTGTCAGCCCGGATGTTACTGATGGGGATGACAGTGGCGCCGTTCATGAAAAAGGAATCGTTACTGCGCAACGTTATCATTGGTTCATTATTGACGGATGAAACCTTTGCCCTAAGCATGAACAAGTTAAATTACACTAACCGCCAGTTATCCTTTGATTGGCTCAATACCTCCAACCTGGTGGCGTATCTAACCTGGATCATTTCTTCTGGAATTGGGGGAGCGTTAGGCAGTTTGATTCCCAATCCCAATCAATTTGGATTGGACTTTGCCTTTATTGCGATGTTTATTGGGTTATTGTACCTGCAAGTGGCGGCAGATCGAACTATTGATCGCCGGCTTCAAGTTATCATGATTCTTATTACGCTGGTCTTAGTCTACGTGGGAATGATTTTTGTCCCGAGCAATTTGCTGTTAATCCTAGTGACCCTGATTGGGTGCGGATTGGGGGTGTTGTTGAAACATGCTTTCTTTTAA
- a CDS encoding ArsR/SmtB family transcription factor, with protein MTELTDDQLAQSFKALADPNRIRILKILLASDRELTCGEVSDQLNIAISTVSYHFKILRHAGITNMRKVGHEKLLSINQPVAAQLHLNQIIK; from the coding sequence ATGACCGAACTTACCGACGACCAACTTGCCCAAAGTTTCAAAGCGCTAGCTGATCCCAATCGGATTCGCATCCTGAAAATTTTGCTGGCAAGTGATCGAGAACTAACCTGTGGCGAGGTCAGCGATCAGCTCAACATTGCAATCTCGACGGTGTCCTATCATTTCAAAATTTTGCGGCATGCTGGGATTACCAACATGCGCAAGGTAGGCCACGAAAAGTTGCTTTCGATTAACCAGCCCGTAGCAGCTCAACTACATTTAAACCAAATCATCAAATAA
- a CDS encoding o-succinylbenzoate--CoA ligase: MDNWLQKRTQLTPHRLALSFHEQTWTFQDLQQQVNGLCATLQSRLAKPGRVAILGNNTPNLYFGILALHQLGEPIVCLNKHLTTPELQYQIEDAQVQTILTTQKFLPQLQNVANVKLIVLDQLEWQPQLNWSAQPTELDALASIMYTSGTTGRPKGVCQSYRNHWTSAMGAELNLPVTESDCWICAVPLYHISGLSIVMRSLLYGMPVRLYEHFDPLAINQDLVHGRGTIISVVPYMLKKLLAEKHEPYDNHFSYMLLGGGVIDQATLDQCDHHQIPVIQSYGMTETSSQVVALNPDDAQRKLGAVGKPLFPVSLKIADTEQPNQVGEILLKGDNLTPGYLNQPQRLAEKTTAAGWFRTGDLGYIDEEGFLYVKSRLTELIISGGENIYPHEIEQLLNQLPCVQESAVVGKTDATWGSIPVAFLVTDQAWNLEEIHQFLTGKLAKYKFPKELHLVDHLPKTANGKLQRVELVRWLKKNHQEPYR; this comes from the coding sequence ATGGATAATTGGCTCCAAAAACGAACACAACTAACGCCCCATCGCCTAGCACTGTCCTTTCACGAGCAGACGTGGACCTTTCAAGACCTTCAACAACAAGTGAACGGTCTCTGTGCGACCTTGCAATCCCGACTAGCAAAGCCCGGGCGGGTCGCCATCCTAGGCAATAACACGCCAAATCTTTACTTTGGTATCCTAGCGTTGCATCAACTCGGCGAACCGATTGTGTGTTTAAATAAACACCTGACCACTCCCGAACTGCAGTATCAAATTGAAGATGCCCAGGTGCAGACCATTTTAACCACGCAGAAATTTCTGCCACAGTTACAGAACGTAGCTAACGTGAAACTAATCGTCCTTGATCAACTCGAGTGGCAACCTCAGTTAAATTGGTCAGCACAGCCAACGGAGCTCGATGCGTTAGCAAGCATTATGTACACGTCGGGCACGACCGGGCGCCCCAAAGGTGTTTGTCAAAGCTATCGGAACCACTGGACTAGTGCGATGGGCGCTGAACTAAACCTGCCGGTCACGGAATCCGATTGCTGGATTTGTGCCGTCCCGTTGTATCACATCAGCGGCCTTTCAATCGTGATGCGGAGTCTGTTGTACGGAATGCCGGTCCGACTCTACGAACATTTTGACCCGCTGGCGATTAACCAGGACTTGGTGCACGGGCGAGGCACCATCATTTCGGTGGTCCCCTACATGCTCAAAAAGTTACTGGCGGAAAAGCACGAACCTTACGATAACCACTTTAGCTACATGCTTCTGGGGGGCGGCGTAATTGATCAAGCGACCCTCGACCAATGTGACCACCATCAAATTCCGGTCATCCAGTCCTACGGGATGACGGAAACGTCCTCACAGGTGGTGGCACTGAATCCAGACGATGCCCAACGGAAACTGGGAGCGGTTGGAAAACCCCTCTTCCCGGTTAGTTTAAAGATTGCAGACACCGAGCAACCCAACCAGGTGGGTGAAATTCTCCTCAAGGGTGATAACCTAACGCCCGGTTACCTCAATCAACCGCAACGACTGGCGGAGAAAACAACGGCAGCTGGCTGGTTTCGGACGGGGGACCTCGGCTACATTGATGAAGAAGGTTTTTTGTACGTTAAAAGTCGTCTCACCGAACTCATCATTTCCGGGGGCGAAAACATCTATCCTCATGAAATCGAGCAGTTATTGAATCAACTACCGTGTGTGCAAGAAAGTGCCGTTGTTGGAAAAACCGATGCGACCTGGGGCTCCATTCCAGTCGCCTTTCTGGTGACTGACCAGGCCTGGAACTTGGAAGAAATCCATCAGTTTCTCACCGGTAAATTGGCCAAGTATAAGTTCCCCAAAGAATTGCACTTGGTTGACCATCTACCTAAGACTGCGAACGGAAAGTTACAACGAGTGGAATTGGTAAGGTGGTTGAAAAAGAATCATCAAGAACCTTACCGTTAA
- a CDS encoding AzlD domain-containing protein, with translation MLSFKFVLLVIVGCGVVTWLNRVIPFLLLKRFELPMAAVEFLSFVPVVIMAALWFTGLFHQHLGHLPTLDWQNLVASVPTVISAVISKNLLVIVAVGIVSLAIIRFVV, from the coding sequence ATGCTTTCTTTTAAATTTGTTCTGCTGGTTATCGTTGGCTGTGGAGTGGTGACCTGGCTGAATCGGGTTATTCCATTTTTACTGTTAAAACGGTTTGAACTACCGATGGCAGCGGTCGAGTTCCTCAGTTTTGTCCCGGTTGTAATTATGGCTGCCCTCTGGTTTACTGGTTTATTTCACCAACACCTCGGGCACCTGCCGACTTTGGACTGGCAAAATCTGGTAGCCTCCGTACCCACGGTGATTTCAGCCGTTATTAGTAAAAACTTGTTGGTCATCGTAGCAGTGGGAATTGTTTCCCTGGCCATAATTCGGTTCGTAGTTTAA